The genomic DNA CCGAATTCGGCGTTGGACTTGTTTTATTGATCATCGGACTTGCGTTCATCTTTAACACAGAGGGGTATGGGCGCGGTTTGCGCAAATTTATACGCTCTTCAACGGCCGGTACGGTGACATTTTCAGCTGCAGGACTCTGGTTTTTAGGGCATGTTGCAACGCTCGGAGAATCCGATTTTGGGCGCTATAAGTGGCTCTTTTTTGCGTTTTTCACATTTATTATCATTGTCACATTACAGAAACTGCGTGATTTTCTTGCGGTGCGCGGATCGGCTGTTTTAGCGCTCCTAACGTCGAATGAGCTTCTCAAAGCGGCTTTTTTACAACCCCAGGAATCGCGACTTGTTCTTGTTACGTTCGTGTATGGAATGATTGTTTCGGGGATGATTTTCGGCGGATGGCCCTACAAGGCACGGGAGGCATTAGATTTCATTTACGCGAGTACGGCGCGCGCTCGGTTTTTGGGCATTTTGACAGCAGGCTACGGTCTATTGGTTTTGAGTACTTTATTTTGGTAAAGCGATGGAATCCGATTGGCTCGATGTACGAGCGAAACTAGCCGATTTGTTTTTGAAAGCAGCGTTACGGACGGGGACTTTCGATAAGAGTTTTGATCCGGAATTACGCATTTCGGAGCCGAGATTTGGTGATTTTCAAGTCAATGGTGTTTTAGGTTTCGCGAAAAGACAGAAGCAAAACCCGAAGAAGTTAGGGGAGGTGCTACTTGCGGTGGCACTTGAAGATCCCGCATTAAACACACGGTGTACATTGGAGCTTTCTGGTCCGGGGTTTATTAATATTCGTCTCAAGGCAGAGTTTTTATTCCAATGGCTCCAGCAGTTTGTCGGCCGTTGTGAGCTCAATACGCTTGCGGGGCAGACGGTTGTGATCGATTATTCGAGTCCAAATACGGCGAAAGAGATGCATGTTGGCCATCTTCGCTCGATGATTATCGGTGAATCGATTCAGCGTCTTTTACGTTTTGCGGGCGCGAAGGTCATTCGTGACAATCACCTAGGCGATTGGGGAACGCAATTTGGGATCCTCATTATGGCCGTAAAGCGGGCACACCTCGATATTACGCAATTGGCAACAGATGCCCTTGAGGCTTTTGAGCGCCTCTACCGCGAGGGCGTTGCGCTGACGCAACAGGATGCACAGGCCTTAGAACAAGCCCGTCAAGAACTGGTTAAACTTCAACAGGGTGATCCAGAAAATCTAGCGATTTGGCAGAAAATTAACGAAGCCTCTTACCGTTCGTTTGATGAAATTTACCGCCAGATGGGCGTCGCTTTTGATTATGTTTTAGGGGAATCATTCTATCGCGACCGCGTCGATCGGATTTATACAGAGCTACAAGCAGTTGGATTAGCCGAGGAAAATGAGGGCGCTCTCGTGATTTTTCATCGGGAACACGAACGCTTTAAGGATCAACCGTTTTTAATTCGAAAATCGGATAGTGCGTCGAATTATGCAACAACGGATCTTGCCGCTGTCTTGTACCGTGTTGAGGAATTCCATGCGGATGAGATCATATACGTGACGGATGGTCGGCAGCAGGACCACTTTCAGCAGCTCTTTTTATCCGTTGAGAAATGGTTTCAGAAAAAACACCGCTCGGTACCTGTTTTAAAGCATGTGTGGTTCGGAACGGTACTGGGGGAGGATGGTCGTGCGATTAAGACGCGCTCTGGAGATCCGGTAAAGCTTCGGCAGTTGATGGACGAAGCGATTCATTGGGCTTACGCAATGGTCGACAAAAAAAATCCTGAACTTGCTGAGTCCGAAAAGCAGGAGATTGCACGCGTAGTCGGCCTGAGTGCGATCAAGTACGCCGATTTATCGCAAAATCGGACGAATGATTACGTTTTTTCGTGGCAGAAAATGCTCGCGCCTGAAGGCAACACAGCACCTTATCTGCTTTATGCGGTGGCGCGCCTCAATGCGTTATTTCGCAAACTTGGCGTCGATCCGGAGCAACCCTCTATAGGAGCGATTACGACATCGGAAGAGCGTACACTTGCTTGCCAAATTATTGCATTTCCCAGCGTCGTTCGACAGGCTATTGATGATCTTCGTCCGCATTACTTATGCACC from Verrucomicrobiota bacterium includes the following:
- the argS gene encoding arginine--tRNA ligase is translated as MESDWLDVRAKLADLFLKAALRTGTFDKSFDPELRISEPRFGDFQVNGVLGFAKRQKQNPKKLGEVLLAVALEDPALNTRCTLELSGPGFINIRLKAEFLFQWLQQFVGRCELNTLAGQTVVIDYSSPNTAKEMHVGHLRSMIIGESIQRLLRFAGAKVIRDNHLGDWGTQFGILIMAVKRAHLDITQLATDALEAFERLYREGVALTQQDAQALEQARQELVKLQQGDPENLAIWQKINEASYRSFDEIYRQMGVAFDYVLGESFYRDRVDRIYTELQAVGLAEENEGALVIFHREHERFKDQPFLIRKSDSASNYATTDLAAVLYRVEEFHADEIIYVTDGRQQDHFQQLFLSVEKWFQKKHRSVPVLKHVWFGTVLGEDGRAIKTRSGDPVKLRQLMDEAIHWAYAMVDKKNPELAESEKQEIARVVGLSAIKYADLSQNRTNDYVFSWQKMLAPEGNTAPYLLYAVARLNALFRKLGVDPEQPSIGAITTSEERTLACQIIAFPSVVRQAIDDLRPHYLCTYLYNLASEFSSFYNANRILGEADTVRNTRLLLCQFTRYVLKTGLSLLGIETIEKM